gTAGCAGTACTGTTTGCTTCGTCCTCAAACAAGGTCACACCGTAAGACATATGATTTAAACTACACATTTATTCATAAACAGCCTTCACTGCATGACAATAGTTAAAAGTATGACGGCGGCGAAcgatattatttgaaaatagaaTACTTTGcattacaatgtatttatatacATTATCCTAACTCCTTAAACTAACCATGATTcatttcatgaatatttcacTTTTCTATCATGTATTGCACTGAAATCTTCCAGTCTAATGGCTTTCAATTAATACATCCAACTGTTCCTGCTTTGGTTCAGAGAGTTCTAGCATACATGCTTTCAGTATGTGTTTACCAAGGCCAAGGTACAACCAATGTAAAATTCCTACTGGAATATCCCTATAGCATAAAAAACCCAGAGAATAACAAACAAGTTATTTAATTAGGCATGATTTATTGTAACCCTTTGTAACTGTACAACCTGGGTTGGTCATTGTAATGTTAGCAATTAACACAGGTTatgtgataaataaaattattttatattacaaCTCATGAAAATTGCATTAATTAGAATTGATCGTGACAGTACATTTCCTATAATTCACGTTCTGCATAAAGCAACTCCAAATTACATGCATATCAATCTGCAAGAGACAGCGTAATTAAGGAAGAAAAATTACCTGTGTGGATCAATAATATCCCAAAATGGATTTTCAGATGGTTTTAATCCATGAGCCTGTCTCAACTCTCTGCTGTTGTTAATGGATAAGTGGTTTAGTATTCTTCTGGTATCTTCAGACTGTCTTACCATTCCTTTTGAAATGCAGGTTTCTTTATCAGCCTATAATTGAGTTTAATACTATCAAAATTCATAGTTTAATAGAATTCATATATGGACAGTTTAATCTACATTAAGGAAGTACATCAACATTACCCTTAAAGATACCCACTTAAAGAAAATTGTTAAAGAAACAAAGTTTTCATTCCTACTAATGAAAGATTCCAAGGTTATTGTCTGGATCTGATCTTTataaagaacaagaggcccaggggccttataggtcacctgagtatcatgtaacaaccttccaatgtttgaattaggcttgtgtttatatataagaattttacttttggatggaagaaacattgaatagctatgtggtcagccacgcctttgcaccagaacccctgaaaAACTACTGTAAAAAGTAGacttaagaaaagaaaaattcaCTAGGGGACATAACTTACATAACATCTAGGACAGAATTTTTTGGTGTTTGCTCCCATGTGGTTTGTGGCTTCTGCCATCATATTAAAATCACAAACGCACACTGCAATGCAGTGAATAACAGTCACCTTCTCTCCTCTTTTGGCATCAAATGTTGACACACCTCTAGAAGTTGATTAGAAGTTCAGGCTAATATTTTAATAAGCTACATTTTAAGACCTCAATCATCAATTATTAactaaaataaaagaatttgttCAATATTTAGAAATGCACTACTTCTTTACTGAGCATTAATTATAATCTaagcaaattttaaaattgttttaaaaagagaATAAGTTTCTTAAACCTAGACAAGGACTTGCCTTTCTGATTCTTTTATGTCAGAAATGACAGCACGGGCCATTTCAAGAATGGGCACATCAGTAGAAGCTGCTACAAATTTAATGGACTGTGGATTCTGCTTTAGATTTGTTGGAAGTCCAGCAAGTTGTAGTTGGAGACAGTGGAGAGGTTTCCATTTTTTGGATTTGTTGGCACTTGTGTCATCCATGAACAAATTAATTGGAATTGGAAATGAAGGAATGGATCTGTTTTGGACTCTTTTACCAATGATACTGGTTTTTTTCCTAAATGATTAAAAAGGTACTAGTGTATGTTTTATATTCTCATAACCAGTTCataatgtaataaacaatgtgcACAATAGCTAGTACACAGAACAAAATCAATGTTTTCCAAATGATgtcggaagaccttaataacaaTTTAAAGTTCACCATTAACACTCTCTATGATTatgcagtaaaacatgcttataattaAGTGCCAGGGATGGATGACATTACTTTGCTATCAGAGTGTACTTCGTTATATTCTTtaagtttacaatatattttaaagtCATGGGgagaaatgaaaatcatttcacTGAAAGCATCAaatcattataagcgtgtttgctgcatgttttactgtatacaaatcaaaatattattttcatcacATTGGGCTATAATGCCTGTAATTTATTTTCACTTAATTAGGATTGTGAAATGTTTTCTTGAAAATCATAAACAGAAGTGTAAGagcataataaaaaaaaattcatcagaAAATAGtgtctttaaaaaatgcttACAGTTTCTGTAAGAAGTATCACATTGTCATTGACTGTTTTGTAGAATGAATAACTAGTGACATCTATCTGAGACAAGTTACAGATATTCCACCTCTTTTCTGTTTCCAAACAAACCAAACTACAAATAAAGTGTACATATATTGTCATTTTTCAATGAAGATTAAAATGACAAGTTCTGCCCTTTTATTCATGTCTCCTAATCTaatttaacaaatttcattggAGTATTTGAACTTATTTTAATACAAACCTGTTTTCAGCAGCACTTTTCCTAAACATTTTCACTCTAGCATATGTAATGTCATACTGCAAAGTTCAAGATACTGTGGTTAATATCATAATGGTATTAAAGAAGGATATTCAAAGCTTTAAGCAGTGTGCAATTCATTTTTTAAGtgaataattgaaaaataataaaattgaaccatttaacatattttttaaaaatcaatattgtATGAAATAGTGCTAAGTATGCAAAACTAATACTTGAATGTCTTGAAGGAATGAAGATATTTGTCCAATCTCTTGGTTGTCTGGATCATTTAGGTGAACAAAATCCCCTAAAATTAGAAAACTACAAATAACAGAATGTAAAATATCGATCTACATTTGgaaaatgtataaaattcaAAGACAGGTTCTAAGCTATACATATAGACAAACAGATGAATAACTAACACATATGGTCAAAAAGCTTCTTGAATGTAAGCTGGTGAGCTAAAATATGAAACATAAatagttaaaaaaatattaatacacTTTCTcattacaatatcattgcataaATTTACCTGAAAACAAAAGTGCCTGTCCGTTTCTGGCATACTGGGTATGAATGTCATGAACCCATTTAAATCCATCAGTCTGCTCTTGCAACAATGTTTGACCATCAGATGATATTCGACCATATCTTAAAGGAGAATGACATTTCAATGTGTACATGTTAACTATAAGTAATGCCAATGCAAAAGCAGAACTCTTACAGCTTAAGGCACTATTTTTCAGGTGATAGTGGAAATTAAAGAAAAGACATATGCTTGCTCATCAGTGGCACATAGCGAGAACATGAACCTTTTAAAGTGCatcacaaaagaaaaagaaaaaaattgaatttggcTTATTTGTATGTGCATGTGTACCTTAACAGGTTTGCAGCAGTTTCAGAATATGACAATGACATCTTCAACACTGCTGATGGCTTTATTATCCAAAAAGGATTTCCATCTGGACTTTCTTCCTACAACACAGAGTAGCTCCCTTAGCCATTTTATTACATCTTATTTCATTCAATGGAATTGCCcatatattaaatctaaaatcttgaatatttATAGATAAGACAGTCACCTAAGGAAGCCTGACCGGTAAACAAATTATCACTAACTAGCAAAGTGTATAATTGTTATTGTGCATTGAATTACAATAATTATAATGCCCTGAACTACTTACGTGAGACAGCATACTTTCTGGTGTCATATCACCACTTATTGTCAAATTCTTCACTGATGAAAAAGAAGGCATGTCTATGCCTCTTTCCTTCATGATAAACCAAATGAACTTCGCTGTTTCATCACTCTAGAAATAAATTCATGTGCATTTGAACTTATTCATGTGTTTAATATTTCTTTGAGGTGAACACATATTGTGTGCAAGTGTCTCATAAGTTATTATAAACATGAACGATATATCTTGACAGATCCACGACAATTTTTAGTGAACTTTGTACTATTCTACCATGTCAGATCtataattttacaaatattgctTAAGACAATGAATACAAATTCACTTCATATGGTAATATGTTTTTtctctttgacctactttactAAGAAAAAGGACTATCACAAATATTTCGACTGTCCTTAGAGTTAAATTAcaggtgtatatgtattttgaGGTTGAATCATgatgttgaatattttttaacttaCGATCGTATGCGTTTTTGAATGTAATAAGATGTAAAGATACATCTGCAGCTTCGATGAAAATGGAAACCAATTAGAATTGTCATCTTCAATACCACATGTACTGGTGTCAGATGATTCATAGGGAACATCTGAACTTTCCTGATCCGTGAACCCATTATTGGTTTCAAAGCTAGTGGTATTGGAAAAATCCTGAAAGAGTATTTCATAGTgcttaaaaaattaaaaattatactTTGTATTTAACAATCATGAACAATTGAAGACGTTAACTTAAATTGGGAATGCACATGTGCATGGGagcctttggttcaggtgacctaaaaatataaAGCCCTTTGAATATGTGTTCAGTTTAAATCAgagatatttcctttatttaaaATGCAGTACCGGTACTGTAAAGTAAattaatgttaaatttttatgtTATCATCACTATATTTCCTGCAATGTATGTTATGTGATTTATAGTGACTTATGTTGCAGATTTACAGTATATGGTCATAagtgaaaatcattttttttctaggataataattcattaaaaattgaCTTTCTGAAGAAAAAAGTATTGCAGAGTTATTGTTAGATTTGTCAAGTTATTAgtcaattttataaatatagcaTCTTGAAATGCAGATTTGTCCCATAATTCaaattaaggtagtactctacattgtcataatggctgacttcctttaaaaatatggatgaaaaaatctATATCAGCAAAATTCGACTTTTCATTTTCCACTTGAATACCtcgccgagtagctcagtaggttagaatactgACTGCTGACCTGAAGGTTGcaggtttgagtccagcagggttttaaatttttttcagattacctccCACTAGAAACGgaatttttgacaaaataaagtaagtttgaaaatttccaacttcTAAATATTGTTGGTATATACTagtatcctccacttttcatctacgtcaaatttctctggtgtagcatacctccttaagtataattacatgtacaatgcaacTTTAGGTCAATTTTAACAGACACcgtttttttatgatttttactaTATTATTTTGAGACTAGATTTTTTCTACTTTATACGTTATACTGAAACGTCTTTTGGGGCGAACCATCCCGTTAACGGTTACCCTTACTAGGTAGTAGGCACTATCCTTAGGCCTAGGGTAAATTATGAGATTTTCTGATGtcataatgaaattatgaaaacaTTCCTTAGAATAAATTTACTTTGTGCATATTCATCACTTTTAACTGATGTACTGAAAACAAGCAGGATCTCTAACCTGAGTATGTACCGACGATGCTGCTGACGGTTTGTTGGTACTGTCACATGTAAATGTCAGTCTCTCGCTGAGAGAAGCTATCTTGGTGTTTCTTACATGTTTTTCGGTGTCATTATGTCTTAGTAAGTGGCTTTTCCGTCTTGTAGAAAAGTTACAAGGACTGCAAATTAGATCATCTGCTCGCCTCTTCATTTCGATTCGCTTATTAGAGATACATATCCATCGTGACAGATCGTCTGttattctataattagaagTCGCGTCATCAAGATGTGGGTAGCACGTGACCTGTGTGTACACAATGATCGTCTGTAAGTTGAAGTATCGCGGGAAATATTGTCTATAATGCTAAAACGCGGATCAAAAGATCTGCGACCGTGTTCAGGTTTCTGGTTCAGTACCTTCTTTAAGAAATTCCTCAAAAAAGTTATATGATTCTTGTTTAATATGTCACAAAcagttataaaaaaaagtttgatgccACTCTATCTACTATTAAGAGAGAAATCATGCAAAAATCGTTATCCGGGACTTTCGGCTTTCGGGTTTCGGCCGTACTAAATTTACCACTTGCCGGGAATAGTCCGAACGGGATTTGCGGAAATTGGTTCTTTTATGAAATCATGAGACTCTTTAAAGACCtcacacatatttttttaaccGTATATTATCTGTGCATTTAAAAAAGTGTTCCACATATAACTGGTAGTTGTGTATTtctaaaactgattttttttaaattgtaaaaaatcATATTGTAACAGGAATATGTGCTATTAACTTCCCCGTGTTTACATTATCCCTTCGGGTTTCAATGTTGacgtatgacgtcacatataCCGTCACATAGCATCTGCTTCGAGGCGAGAAACGTCAAAACAGTGGCCAGACAAGAAATTCTTTGTAATGGAAGGTGAAATGGATAGTCAACAATCAATTGATCTTTTCCGAGTAAGTATATGCCTACATTTCCTGTACCATGTATTATTTGTAAACCCAAGGGTCAAAAGTATTTCctcacttttatttttaattactagACAAACCTTTATGATATCTCATTCCTTTACAAACcttctattttaaaatttttatagaactgttatcattatgaaattttcacAAGATACACAGAATTCCTTCAAAGATTTATGATAAAAGTCAATTTATCTGTTATTTCAGATATTTTTATAGTTAATGCTGCAGTAGAAATGTTTTAacattaatgtttttaaaatctgaAGTTTGTAATGAATTATATAGTTAAGATTAACAGTGAAGAAATACTTTTTGACCTTTGagtgtacacacacacatatatatatatatatatatatatatatatatatatatatatatatatatatatattag
Above is a genomic segment from Ostrea edulis chromosome 3, xbOstEdul1.1, whole genome shotgun sequence containing:
- the LOC125650618 gene encoding uncharacterized protein LOC125650618, with product MDDTSANKSKKWKPLHCLQLQLAGLPTNLKQNPQSIKFVAASTDVPILEMARAVISDIKESERGVSTFDAKRGEKVTVIHCIAVCVCDFNMMAEATNHMGANTKKFCPRCYADKETCISKGMVRQSEDTRRILNHLSINNSRELRQAHGLKPSENPFWDIIDPHRDIPVGILHWLYLGLGKHILKACMLELSEPKQEQLDVLIESH